From the Chitinophaga lutea genome, one window contains:
- the sppA gene encoding signal peptide peptidase SppA, whose amino-acid sequence MRSFLKFFLASFVALIVFSVVAFLFILMLIARVASSGDKVVVGSNAVLVVDLSESLNEQRREDDALTALVSGRPVRQPGLFDVVRLLDKAAADDNVKGIYIKAQNNGNGFAASEELRRAITKFRLSKKFVLAYAETMSQNAYYVASAADKVYLHPKGMIDFTGFSMTMMYLKGTLEKLEIEPQIFYNGKFKSATEPLRETKMTEANRIQTTAFLNELYGEFLQKVGASRKLDTATLHEYANQGLIQAPADAEKYKLVDALKYNDQVMDEIKRLLNLKGEDKVNFVSLNSYDKATSLYEINANIAVIYAEGDITSGHNDEPVGIASEDYIKVIREVRQDKDIKAIVFRVNSPGGSALASESIWRELSLARKSKPVVVSMGDYAASGGYYISCMADSIFAEPNTLTGSIGVFAILPNMKGFFNNKLGITFDGVKTAQYADIGDASRPLTDKEKAIIQRGVDTIYANFKQRVTEGRKLGAAVVDSIAQGRVWTGIQAQKMGLVDRLGGIQDAIACAARLANVPETKITTYPKMKDPYEKLMKTLGGEVRSSFVKDELGDHYELYQTIRKLKQLTGEVQAKLPYNLVIE is encoded by the coding sequence ATGCGTAGTTTCCTGAAATTTTTCCTCGCTTCCTTTGTGGCCCTGATCGTTTTTTCCGTCGTCGCTTTCCTCTTCATACTGATGTTGATTGCCCGGGTGGCCTCCTCCGGCGATAAAGTAGTGGTAGGTTCCAACGCGGTGCTGGTGGTAGACCTCAGCGAATCGCTGAACGAACAGCGCCGGGAAGACGATGCCCTGACCGCTTTGGTGTCCGGCAGGCCGGTCCGCCAGCCTGGCCTCTTCGATGTGGTGCGGCTGCTCGACAAAGCTGCGGCAGACGATAATGTGAAAGGTATCTACATCAAAGCGCAAAATAATGGCAACGGTTTTGCCGCCAGCGAAGAGCTGCGCCGCGCCATTACGAAGTTCCGCCTGAGCAAAAAGTTCGTGCTCGCCTACGCGGAAACGATGTCGCAAAATGCCTATTACGTGGCTTCCGCAGCCGATAAAGTATACCTGCACCCCAAAGGCATGATCGATTTCACGGGTTTTTCCATGACGATGATGTACCTGAAAGGCACGCTCGAAAAACTGGAAATCGAACCGCAGATCTTCTACAACGGCAAATTCAAAAGCGCCACGGAACCGTTGCGCGAAACGAAAATGACGGAAGCCAACCGCATCCAGACCACCGCTTTCCTCAACGAGCTGTACGGCGAATTCCTCCAGAAAGTCGGCGCATCGCGCAAGCTGGATACCGCCACCCTGCATGAATATGCCAACCAGGGCCTCATCCAGGCGCCTGCCGATGCGGAAAAGTATAAACTGGTGGACGCCCTGAAGTATAACGACCAGGTGATGGACGAAATCAAACGCCTGCTGAACCTGAAAGGCGAGGATAAAGTGAACTTCGTGTCGCTCAACAGCTATGATAAAGCCACCAGCCTCTACGAGATCAACGCCAACATAGCGGTGATCTACGCGGAGGGCGACATCACCAGCGGCCATAACGATGAACCCGTGGGCATTGCCAGCGAAGATTACATCAAGGTGATCCGCGAAGTGCGGCAGGACAAAGACATTAAAGCCATCGTGTTCCGGGTGAACTCACCGGGCGGCAGCGCCCTTGCGTCCGAAAGCATCTGGCGCGAACTGAGCCTGGCCCGCAAAAGCAAACCGGTGGTAGTGAGCATGGGCGATTATGCTGCTTCGGGCGGGTATTATATTTCCTGCATGGCCGATTCTATTTTCGCCGAGCCCAATACCCTCACAGGCTCCATCGGCGTGTTTGCCATACTGCCGAACATGAAAGGGTTTTTCAATAACAAACTGGGCATCACCTTCGACGGGGTGAAAACGGCCCAGTATGCCGACATCGGCGATGCCAGCCGTCCTTTGACGGACAAGGAAAAAGCCATCATCCAGCGCGGTGTGGATACGATTTACGCCAACTTCAAACAACGGGTGACCGAAGGCCGTAAGCTGGGCGCCGCAGTGGTAGACAGTATTGCGCAGGGCAGGGTGTGGACCGGCATACAGGCGCAGAAAATGGGGCTGGTAGACCGTTTGGGAGGCATCCAGGATGCGATCGCCTGCGCGGCTCGCCTCGCCAACGTGCCGGAGACCAAAATAACCACGTACCCCAAAATGAAAGACCCGTACGAAAAGCTGATGAAAACGCTGGGTGGGGAAGTGCGCAGCAGCTTCGTGAAAGACGAGCTGGGCGACCACTACGAGCTTTACCAGACCATCCGCAAACTCAAGCAGCTGACGGGCGAAGTACAGGCCAAGCTGCCGTATAACCTCGTGATCGAATA